Part of the Geminocystis sp. M7585_C2015_104 genome, CCGCCCCTAATGTCCGGGGTGTTACTCAGGCGCTATAAACGTTTTCTGGCGGATGTGCGGTTGGAATCGGGGGAGGTGGTAACTGCCCACTGCGCCAATACTGGACCAATGTTGGGGGTGTGTGAAGTGGGAAGTAGGGTCATGGTATCCCTTAGTAACAGCAGTAAACGTAAACTCCCCTATACCTGGGAAATGATTGAGGTGAACGGCACATGGGTAGGAGTTAACACTACTTTGCCTAACAATATCGTCAAAATGGCTCTACAACGAAAACTGATACCAGAACTAGCCCACCAATACACCCAAGTAAAATCGGAAGTGAGGCTAGGAAACCAAAGTTCAACTCGTATTGACTTTTGTCTTACAAAAGAGCAAGAGCCTCCCATCTATCTGGAGGTGAAAAATACTACCCTGGCGGAAAGGGGAGTGGCTTTTTTTCCAGATGCCACCACTGGCAGGGGGCAAAAGCACCTTCAGGAATTGATTGCTCTCACCCAGTCACGACAGGCAAAGGCTGTTATGCTTTACTTTATCAATAGGGGAGACTGTAAGTATTTTGACGTAGGTAGAAAGTATGACCCGGTTTATGGGCAACTGTTCCAACAAGCAAGGGAGTGTGGAGTAGAAATACTCCCCTGTCGCTTTCAGGTGACGCCGGAGGGGGTGAGGTATCTGGGGTTGGCAGAAATAGTCTCCTAGGAGGAGGGAGAGACAACCAGTTCAAAATACTGTCTTTCTAACAAGAAAGTGCCCCTGGCAAAACGGACACTGTAATACCCTGCCGGCTGAAGTTGCACTACTATCCCCTCCTCCCCAATTTGAATTAAACTATTGGGACGTAACATGGGCATTGGCTCCGCAGTTTTCAGATAGGGGGGTAAGGCTACCACTCTAATCCTATCCCCCACCTTTATTTCTATTTCTCCATTGTTCATATGACGAATCCCCTCTATCACGCACCTACTATAGGCTACCACAAGGGTTGGCAGCTACCGACCCCACCGGAAAATGGTAGCACCCCAGGTTAAACCGGCACCAAACCCCGCTATGGCAATTATATGCCCTGGTTGAATCTGCCCCCGGTTCACCGCTTCGTCCAAAGCCAGGGGAATAGAGGCGGCGGAGGTGTTACCATATTCGTTGAGGTTGGCAATCAGCTTCCATTTGGGGATGTCTAGTCTCTCTGCCACCGCCTCTAATATCCTCTGGTTTGCCTGATGGAGGATTAGCCAGTCAATCTTTTCTGTGGTTAAGTCTGCCTTGTATAATACCTTCTCCAATACTTCTGGCACCCTACTGACGGCAAACCGGTACACCTCCCTCCCATTCATGGTAATTCTGCTATATCCCCCCTGAATCACCTGGTGTTTATTGCCGATTTTCTTTTCCTCCCCCACAAAGGACAGATTTAAGCAATGGTTTAGCTTCCCATCACTACACATCTCAAACCCCAACACATTGTCTTTCTCCTCACTAGCCTCACATACCACTGCCCCTGCTCCATCACCAAATAGTACACAAGTACTACGATCTGACCAATCTACCCAACGGGAAAGGCAATCAGCCCCAATGACAAGGATCCTACGATAAACCCCATTGCGAATGTACTGACAGGCCGTATTCAAAGCGAATACAAAACCGGAACAGGCGGCAGTTAAATCAAAGGCTACAGCCCTTTCCGCCCCAAGGGAGGCTTGTATTTTGGGAGCACTACCAAAAAGGTCATCAGGAGTAGAAGTGGCCAAAATAATCATGTCAATGTCTAGGGGAGTAAGGCCAGCATTGGCAATGGCTTTCTCCCCCGCAA contains:
- a CDS encoding ketoacyl-ACP synthase III, translated to MAQLQPGVTVISSGSAICPQVLDNDDLSKIVDTSDEWIRTRTGIRRRHISASQSLCDLATVAGEKAIANAGLTPLDIDMIILATSTPDDLFGSAPKIQASLGAERAVAFDLTAACSGFVFALNTACQYIRNGVYRRILVIGADCLSRWVDWSDRSTCVLFGDGAGAVVCEASEEKDNVLGFEMCSDGKLNHCLNLSFVGEEKKIGNKHQVIQGGYSRITMNGREVYRFAVSRVPEVLEKVLYKADLTTEKIDWLILHQANQRILEAVAERLDIPKWKLIANLNEYGNTSAASIPLALDEAVNRGQIQPGHIIAIAGFGAGLTWGATIFRWGR
- the sfsA gene encoding DNA/RNA nuclease SfsA translates to MSGVLLRRYKRFLADVRLESGEVVTAHCANTGPMLGVCEVGSRVMVSLSNSSKRKLPYTWEMIEVNGTWVGVNTTLPNNIVKMALQRKLIPELAHQYTQVKSEVRLGNQSSTRIDFCLTKEQEPPIYLEVKNTTLAERGVAFFPDATTGRGQKHLQELIALTQSRQAKAVMLYFINRGDCKYFDVGRKYDPVYGQLFQQARECGVEILPCRFQVTPEGVRYLGLAEIVS
- a CDS encoding DUF3148 domain-containing protein; translation: MNNGEIEIKVGDRIRVVALPPYLKTAEPMPMLRPNSLIQIGEEGIVVQLQPAGYYSVRFARGTFLLERQYFELVVSPSS